The DNA region TTCATCTCCCTCTTTGTCTCGTTCCAGGTCGAGGAATGGTCTCTTTTCATGCTCACCATGGCCCAGTCAAGTTCCTTACCATGGCAACAGCAGTGTGTAATGTCTCCCAAGCAACCATGGCAACTCTCACCTCCAACACACCCAGCCAGTGCCAGCCTGGGGCCCAAGAGTTGGAGGAAACCCAACTAGATGAGAACTGCTTTGGGCTGGGGCACACCAGTACCAGCTCTCCCTCACATGCTCCAGTTCTCCAGGACTCCCTGTCCTCCTCATGTGGGTCTCTAGCTCTGTCTCAGGGCTCTTTAGAGCACGGCCCAGAGGACGCAACAATATACGACTTGCTGAACGAGCCGGCGCACTTCCAGAAAGCAAAGCAGACTGAGAAAGTGAATGTGAGCTCATTGTTAGTGGTGTCTGGAGGACTGGGACACCGCAGAAtcaacagaaaaacaaaacagtctAAACACGAGGAGATGGTGTCCACCATTATGGTGTGGCAAATACCACTGCCAAGCCTGTGAGAGGAAAAGATGGAGAACGGTGAGGATCAGGTTTTAGTTTGGATGCAGCTGCACAAACAGCAGTATCTATCACTCTTTTGTTTCTTTTCCTCATCTAATGATGCTTTTACTGTATGTCTTCACTTTAGGCAGTTCCTTAGACTGACCTTGCATTCAGCCATGGGCTGACGGGGAAAAAAAGATTAATGAATGAAGGGAAAAAAGAATGTGTTCCAGGAATGAGCTGAACTACCAAGTGAAATGTGTTTTACCACTTGGCTCATTCGCCTGAATTAAAAAGTGCATTTGTGAAAATGTCAGTACCACTGCAGTGTAATAATATTCAGGTCTAATTGCGGTAATTTTACAAAAACTAGCAACAACTGGCAAACAGCAGAACTCTTTCTATCATTTGTCACATTTTAAACACGCTTACCTGCATCTGCAGCTCTTCGTCTAGTTTCAGTTCTTAGAACATTTTTGTGAAAGGACATCTCAAAATGTTTGGTGGTTCTTGTAAAAGACGTTCTAAAACATTGGTCGAATTCAGGCTCGTCTGAGGTTTATGACCTTTGTGATCGGCTGCAACCTGTGACTGAATGACCTGTATGAGAATCTCTGGCGGGCCGGAGATTCTGTTTGGGTCCCAAAAAGTGAAGTTGGTGTCTAATGTTGCAAGGTAAAACAAAATGGCATTCATCATTTCTAATTTAAGGTTGATGCTTATCAATATTTAAAGGTATGGAAAAAGCTTTATATTGACACATTGTGATATGTATTTCTGACTTGTATATTAACAAATATATATTCCATTGTTTTAACCAGCGTTCTTTGTATATCTGTGCAAGATAACCATGTGTGATTATGTTTTTGCCTTGTTTTGAACTGGCCCTTTTTAGTTTCTTTTTCCTTTTGATGGGCTATAACTGCGAGCTTATACCTAAGGGAATGACCTGAGGAGAAAATTGAATTTGAGGCTGAACAGAGGTTGAATGGATTTCTGTGAAATGCACTTTACCAACAGCAACAATGATTTTAGAGCTTATGGTGAAAATTGACCTGGGCATGGATAGAAAGAAGGAAAGTaacctaatttaaaaaaaaaaaaaaaaaaaagaaaatatacttGTTGTATACTTGTTGTCTTTTTCCCCTTTTGTATTCTTTTTGCAAGTTGTCTGCCTAAAAGGGAAATTAAAAAGGTCATATTTATCCCTTAACTGTGATGGTTGATCATCTTTGGATGTTTAGTTATTATCAGTGGGATCTATACACTAAGTGAGAATATTAAAGCTGCAGTCCTTAACTTTTTTTTGGTTTAAAGTGATCCAAAATCAGTTTTTGAGCAACATTGAGTACATAACCAGCCTTAGCCCAATTCACAAAGGTAAGCTTGTaatatagtgttttcacgacacgtcatcaatcggccatattggcagcactgaatgtaaacaatgccactgaaccgaatgaaacttgaatattttgctgattatttctgctgaaaatggtcaattattgtcatctATTGGGCTGTACTAAAAGttctaacaaatcaaggagaaaagtgcaaaaaactgtctgaggaacaaaaggtgtttgtggttggccaaactgaaccagaattttcagggcaagaatcttgacaacaatcGTGTTTGGTCTGATCATTTCCGGTCATGTAGGTAAAatgttaggctaatatcttaattaatactgctcatgtTTACTACTGCCTATTACGCCTACTGGCATGTAGGGCAGCAACAAAGATCATCCACTTCTGTCTTTGGCCAGCTCTTCAATAGTGCCCCAGGTGTGGCTCAGGGTTTTCAGCTCTGCCTCTACTGTTCGCCGCCATGTGTTCTTTGGTCTTCCCCTTTTTCTTTTCCCCTCAGGGGTCCAATGCAGGGCTGTCTTGGAGATAGAGGTGCAGTCCCTTCGCATAACATGGCCAATCCATCTCCATCGTCTTCTTGTGATGATGGTATCCATGTCCTCTTGCTTGCATTGCTGGAGAAAGGTCATGGTTGGAGATTTTCCTTGGCCGGAAGATGCGAAGGATCTTCCTAAGACTTGTGGTGTGGAAGGTGGACAGTTTGTTGAGGTCACCTTCAGTCATCCGCCAGCATTCCGACCCGTACAGCAACGCTGACAGTACACAGCTCTGGTAGATTCTCAACTTGGTGTGGACACTGTATTGTGATGACCTCCAAACATTGTTAAGGGTCTTGAACACTGTCCTGGCCTTGTTGAGTCTGCTCTGAATGTCATTTCCAGCGCTGCCATCCTGTCTCACGATGCTCgtgtttaccacctattaactttagttctGTCATGAAAAATTTTTGCAATCTTCTCCTTGATTTATAACTTTTGgaagtctgtagtactccaaacaTTTATTCTGTTCTGactaattagtacagcccaaaacatgccaataattgaccattttgagcagcaataatcagctaaatttgcaaGTTCTGTTAGGTTCAGTGAAATTTACATTCAGTGCAATATCACAATATCATCGCTTGATGACGCATCGTAAAAACACGCTATTGCAATGCATTTTTCCCCTCAGTTGGTCAGAACAAAAGTGGCAGACGTGTTACTTATTCAGATGACATTTTCTGGTGAAAACTCTTATTTGGGTCATATTTCCAAGATGTCTGTGATTTCTAAGTACATCCACACCAGCTGTGACTGACAGCCACATGTAAATTCAAAACATTATTCATCCGCACTAAGGAGCTGTGCCGAAGCACAACCCACAAAAAGTCAATAATTCAGCAAATAACTGCAATTGCAGGTTTCAGAAATGGTGACAAAGAGGCAAAACTTACAATCACACACCCCTAAAATAATCATTTTGCGAAATGGCAAGTACAGttcttagtgttttttttaagatccctgatagcacacatacatcacgtGATGTCTAGCCCATTTgtcgtctgcatttacatctggaagacgTATATTTTAGTGTTTGTTTATCTGCAATTCGTCTTTATGACGTTTTCTAtcagatgtctattagatgtctttaagatgtttatgatttagaatgtatgtaaaactgacatcttacaaaCTGTCTGTCAGatatttgtacacagcagatgctttctagatcaagtgatctttaacagacatattGCATGAGTATGTGCTATCTGGAATAGCTGATATCACAGTGTTGATAAGATTCTTTGGTTTTGATCTGATATGTTTGTCATGATAAATAATGGACAAAACTAAGATACAAAGTCCTTTGAGTGCTGTAAAAGCATTAGACCACTTGCAGATAAACTGATGGGTGAGATTTATTTTGTTCTGCAGAAGGCCTTTCACCCCCCTCACAGGATGGCACACTAATATATGCAGTGCTTTCATTCTTTGTGGGCTCAGGGATCTTTGCAAGTCCCCTCAGACTGAGAACAGCTGATGTGTGTATTTAGAGGGCTAATAGTGACATCTCGGTCTGACCATGTGCTGTCAGGGTGACAGACAGTCTCAACTCTGATGTGTTGCTCTCAGAAACCGAGTGGTTACCCTAGTAACTCTCTTGAAGAGCGGTGTAGCCCATAATATCAGGATGGAGAGTAATGGTCTTCCTTAATATGCTCATAAAACTTCACCACATTTGAGAAGGCCAGATGAAGTCATGCTGCTCTTGACAATGTTTCAAAGCTTTGCTTTTTTCTCATTTGACAACCTGAAATTACATTATCTGAGCTTTTTAATAGAGTAGACATGTATATAGATGTAGTATTTTGtcaacaatattaaatatattcagTGTCACTACTTTTCATCGCGGATTGAGAGTTTACTATGCTTAGTAAATCGCTGCTGTTTTATTAAAGGATAATAAAATGTGTTAGCacaacatttagtatttttattcaATCTGCGTTTGGGAGTTCCCGTTGACCGTTGCGCAACAGCCTTCATTTGGCGGCGCGCTGCGCGTCTCGCGTCGAGTGTGCAGGAACGCGCGCTTACCGCGGATTTGATCAGCAGCTTTCATGTGTAGAGGGTGAACACAAACGGGGGTGTGGTTTAGATCAATAACTACCTAAgcctacaataaaataaaaaatactgcaaAGCACTTCTAGGGCAGAGAGGCGGAGTCGATCAGATCCGGAGCACAGGGTCGCTTCTGTGGAATATATTTCGTTTCATTCGCTTTATTGAGATAATGACATTTTGTGGACGCCGATTCTCCAGTCGATGCTTCCAGACGCATACAGTTGGTCGAGGATGAGGAGGAAGAAGAGAAGTTCTCATTGAACTGGCGTTTTATTACAGTATGGGATGGATAGCACGTTTCTGTGGTCTGAATTTGGAAAAACTCAATCCTCATAGACTAATGTGTAGGTTCCCTGCAGCGCGGTGTATTTAGATCTACAGTCACTGACTTACATAAGAGCGCTTTGTGTGAGGAATTGCGCAAAGAAATCCTGCCGTTTAACGCGTAAGTACTGGGTCTATTGAATAATGTAAAATGTGTTCGATATTATTATTTCAAAGACTACTTTATCTGTCTGAACATGCCTCATCTTTTCCTCCGCGTTATCAGTATATGTTCCTCTTTTATGTCTTCCGTCCACTGTAcatttgtattttatatgtattagaATGGGTAATTTAACAACTATAATGACAGAACATTAACTAAAAGGGCGAATGAATCTCACTGTTTCGCGATCTCTTTAAGATGTAATCCATAAAGCTGTCAGTGGGTTtgcgagtagtgcgcatgcgcattCGAGTGTTTTAAATGGAGCATTTCAGTGTTGATCAGTGAGGGGTACAACAGCTCATTATGTGATGTTCACGATCTATATTAGTGTCACTGCAGCAGACAGATCATTTGCCTTGTTTAAAGAAATAAATGAGAGCTTTTCCCCCAAAAGAGAACTACTTTATATTAGTTCACATTAGAAGGTGTGTTTCAATTTTATTTTGAACATTAACTTTCAAATTACAAGAGATTCTTTGAGGCTTGTATATAcatagggtttgcacttatgtcacgttttggtcagttacccggatacgCATCCATAGTTGCAAaactcggatgtaaacaatagCATGGATTGTACAGTTAATGTAGTTAAtatattgttctgctaatttatgctgtctaaaccatggaaaaaacgtgtggaagctgctaaaccaTATACAGAAGTACTTAGCAAGCAGGCAAGGGTGCAATATTTGGACAAAGTAAAGTTAATAGTTGGTACAGATACATACCAGCAATATTAATTAAGATTTTAGCCTAATCTAATATTTCAACTTCCTTactggaaataagaacaaacacaaatgttgtcaagattcttgccttggaaaacctagttcagtttggccaaccataaaCGCCTTCTGTTTTtttagacagtttttgcactcttctccttgatttgttataacttttggctgtctatagtactccaaatgtttttcccagtccgaccgagtagtaaagcccaaaacatgacaataaatgaccattttcagcaccaataatcagcaaaatatgcaagttttgttcgttttagtggcattgtttaccttcaacatggccgattgatgacaagTTGTGAAAACACTATTTAGTTAATACAATTGTAATTATAACGATGAATAACATTTGCCTTCTTTTCTCAAAAGGTTTGGACCCAGAGCTGTGAACACTGAGGACAAAGGCTCTTCTCTTGATATAGAAAAAGTGTTCATTTTTATTGTTTACCTGGATGAAATGTACACTGATGGGACATACAGCAAAGGACACACCTAGCAATTTTGTCTCTGAAAGATCATTAATCCAATAATTAGGATCTGCCAGTCATTCCTGAGGCTCACTGGGATTTATTTAGAAACTGAAAACTGAGAAACTGATTGCACTAAATGAGTGACATAAGGTGTACCACAACTACAAAATGATGAACAACACTATACAAGACAGAAACATGTTCACAGTACAAGCAGATGTCATATTTCATGCTGCAAACCCTGACTCTCCAGAATCGCCTATCCCAGGTGAAGGGAACAACAACAATGTACCAGCCATGGGGAAAACAGGCATCCCAAGCATGGAAATACTTCAGGGTCTCCCGGGTACATGGGATACGTCAGAATCAGGAGGTTTAACTGACAATAGGAGTTTGGGAAACTACGGCGCTGTAACAGGTGCAGAATATGCACACGATGCAGTCTCTAGTGACAGTGGATTTCAAGAGCACATACAGCCTCTGGACTCATCTAGAGCACAAAATCTGGACCTCAGTTTGAGAAATACGAGTGAAGCTTCAAGTCAAGGAAACATTAGAGAAGAAACAAATGGAACAAAGGTAGCTTCCAGTTTCAGACCAGATAACGAGGAAATTGACAAATTCTCCAATGTCCTAAGAGACGGTGAGGTGGTTCGGAATCAGTTTGACATTAAAAATGTCTCCTCCACATCAAAGGACAGACATAATTCCTATTCAAGCTGTCAAGAAACGAGGTCACTTGAAAAAACTCTAGGATGCTTTATAAGTTCCTCTGAAGGAGCAGATCAGACTCGCTACAGAACATCGTTTGGACAGACTGGGCTGGAATCGAGCCCAGGGCTAAAGCAAACTGGATCTGCAGTGAGAGAAGCTCTATCTGCAAAAGAAGAGCCGAATTTAGTCATAGAGGTGGGCGGACAGAAAATACAAGCACACAAATCAGTATTAGCtgagaaaagtgattattttaAGGCTAGGCTTTCTCGAGACATCCTGAAGGTGAAAGGAATGAGCTACAAGACCTTATCAGTGCTTGTAGATTACGTTTACTCCTCCCAGATGAGCGTAAGCAAAGACAACATTGTGGATGTCATCACAGGAGCTAAGATACTGCAGATGCCCTGTGCGGTACAAGCTGCTATCGACACCATATCCACACAGATCACACCTGAGAACTGCTATGAAATTCTAACGATTGCCAAAAAGCAGCGGTTGAATGAACTAAAAGAAACAGCCTATCGTTTCATGAGTGACAACTTTCTCCAGGTTCTAAGAGATCCGGCAGTCTACGGACGCCTCACAGGCTCGGAGAGAGATCTTATACTGCGCAAACGGATGGAGAGCCGCCAATGTCTGATGGTGGCGGAAATCAATGACGTGTTTGAGCGCGTAGGAAGTAGACCGCCCAGCAGAAACAGCAGCCGTCCCCAGAGTCCTCTCTCCATCACGTCTTTTGAGGACAATCACATGATCTACTACTACAATAAAAGCACTAAGGACTGGCACACCCTGACCGTCATGCCCGAAGACATCAACACCAGAGGCTGCGGTATATGTACCATGTACAACTACTTGTTTGTGGCCGGGGGGATCAGGGGAACTGGGGAGAAAAGCAAAGTCTCGGACAAAGTGTTCTGCTACAATCCTATTACGGACCGCTGGAGCGAAGTCCGACCCATGAACCAAGCACGAGCGCAACTCAAACTTGTGTCTATGGATGGGAATTTGTACGCCATTGGCGGGGAATGTCTTTTCACGGTGGAGAAGTATGACCCTCGAATGGACCGTTGGACAGCGGTGGCTCCTCTACCTAAAGGAGCATTTGCGGTGGCTCACGAAGCCACTACGTGTAACGGCGAGCTCTACATTTCGGGAGGGTCTCTGTTCTATCGGTTGCTGAAATATGACCCCAAAAGAGACGAATGGCAGGAGTGTCCATACAACAACAGCAGGAAAAAATCCACAGACATGGTGGCTCTCAAGAGCTTCATCTACCGGTTTGATGTAAACCGTGAACAAGGCATCAGCGTCTTTAAATACAACACCATCGTGAAGATGTGGCACGACTGCGCCTCACAGCAGAAGGGCTGCACGCTGCCATTTCGATGTGCCGTTATTGATAATTGCATCTACTGTGTGAATAAATCTCAGACTCTTCAGTTCAGCGTAGAAGAGGATGGAGGTCGATTCAAAGACGAGTCTCTAAAAGCACCTGTGGAGGCCAAAGGGATCTTATTCCCCTTCGTTCTCAGCTTGCCTGAGAGAGGTGGAAGAATTGCATGAGTAGGATATTTCATCCCTCGGATGACCCTTCGGAGTCGCTCCAGACCTGGAGAAAGAGAATGCCTGGTCAATATTTATAGATTAAACATTATCTCCAGAGAAG from Garra rufa chromosome 21, GarRuf1.0, whole genome shotgun sequence includes:
- the kbtbd11 gene encoding kelch repeat and BTB domain-containing protein 11, with the translated sequence MMNNTIQDRNMFTVQADVIFHAANPDSPESPIPGEGNNNNVPAMGKTGIPSMEILQGLPGTWDTSESGGLTDNRSLGNYGAVTGAEYAHDAVSSDSGFQEHIQPLDSSRAQNLDLSLRNTSEASSQGNIREETNGTKVASSFRPDNEEIDKFSNVLRDGEVVRNQFDIKNVSSTSKDRHNSYSSCQETRSLEKTLGCFISSSEGADQTRYRTSFGQTGLESSPGLKQTGSAVREALSAKEEPNLVIEVGGQKIQAHKSVLAEKSDYFKARLSRDILKVKGMSYKTLSVLVDYVYSSQMSVSKDNIVDVITGAKILQMPCAVQAAIDTISTQITPENCYEILTIAKKQRLNELKETAYRFMSDNFLQVLRDPAVYGRLTGSERDLILRKRMESRQCLMVAEINDVFERVGSRPPSRNSSRPQSPLSITSFEDNHMIYYYNKSTKDWHTLTVMPEDINTRGCGICTMYNYLFVAGGIRGTGEKSKVSDKVFCYNPITDRWSEVRPMNQARAQLKLVSMDGNLYAIGGECLFTVEKYDPRMDRWTAVAPLPKGAFAVAHEATTCNGELYISGGSLFYRLLKYDPKRDEWQECPYNNSRKKSTDMVALKSFIYRFDVNREQGISVFKYNTIVKMWHDCASQQKGCTLPFRCAVIDNCIYCVNKSQTLQFSVEEDGGRFKDESLKAPVEAKGILFPFVLSLPERGGRIA